In one window of Eggerthella guodeyinii DNA:
- a CDS encoding twin-arginine translocase TatA/TatE family subunit — MKILGMGVPELLIILAVILLIFGPKNLPKLGASVGKTVKSLREGLGGGEKLVEADDEEELVEEVVEEAAPAAAPKKTVKVAKKAEKVA; from the coding sequence ATGAAAATCTTAGGCATGGGGGTTCCCGAGCTCCTCATCATCCTCGCCGTCATTCTGCTCATCTTCGGCCCCAAGAACCTTCCGAAGCTCGGCGCGTCGGTGGGCAAGACCGTGAAGAGCCTGCGCGAGGGCCTCGGCGGCGGCGAGAAGCTCGTCGAAGCCGACGACGAGGAAGAGCTCGTCGAAGAAGTCGTGGAGGAGGCAGCTCCCGCCGCCGCTCCCAAGAAGACCGTCAAAGTGGCCAAGAAGGCCGAGAAGGTCGCATAA
- a CDS encoding helix-turn-helix transcriptional regulator yields MRFGLRADRKGDSRSLWVIGGFVCNEGFVFSLFYMGENRAFGDGPFAFERADLLGTLLCMLLAFALLRLASPRARDALLSRPLVWCYAGLLVLGSLMPVIAGDGNHGIVLESLLVGVPAGLMLAAWGRALGRRPVGDSVPEVFVAAAVAAGVCLVMAAIPVPQALFALKLLPLGSALALRGLLPARAASSDAGSEGGSLSFGDLLATKEQRDETARLSKKIIAGTALFGLGAGFMETFGSDPGMASTPTVIASLLLLILFCVAALQLLAAGGLGKGGAAPGGERKAGAAVDGPLDGVYRLAVLVMMAGFLFVPVLGSFGVPGEAIVLAGYLGLTFVLVSLFLVMAKITGQDAAVSFARGFAALYAGEMAGIACGNGIELLEPAGQVPYAVAAFAGLAALYAYLFLFTERDFRALSVIVRDADRFDDACRLIASTYGLSKREAEILPLALKGRTGERIAAEFFISKSTVDTHLRRIYVKTGMHGRQELIDLGERTARDLSQRG; encoded by the coding sequence GTGCGATTCGGCTTGCGCGCCGACAGGAAGGGCGATTCGCGGTCCCTTTGGGTGATCGGCGGCTTCGTCTGCAACGAGGGGTTCGTGTTCTCGCTGTTCTACATGGGCGAGAACCGCGCCTTCGGCGACGGGCCGTTCGCCTTCGAGCGCGCCGACCTCCTCGGCACGCTGCTGTGCATGCTGCTCGCGTTCGCCCTGTTGCGCCTCGCCTCGCCGCGGGCGCGCGACGCGCTGCTGTCGCGGCCGCTCGTGTGGTGCTACGCCGGGCTGCTCGTGCTGGGCTCGCTCATGCCGGTCATCGCGGGCGACGGCAATCACGGCATCGTGCTGGAAAGCCTGCTCGTGGGCGTGCCGGCGGGCCTCATGCTGGCCGCGTGGGGCCGCGCGCTCGGCCGCCGGCCGGTGGGCGACTCGGTGCCCGAGGTGTTCGTCGCCGCGGCCGTGGCGGCGGGCGTCTGCCTGGTCATGGCCGCGATCCCCGTCCCCCAAGCGCTGTTCGCGCTCAAGCTGCTGCCCCTCGGCAGCGCGCTGGCCCTGCGCGGCCTGCTGCCCGCGCGCGCCGCCTCGAGCGACGCCGGCTCCGAGGGCGGGTCGCTGTCGTTCGGCGACCTGCTGGCCACGAAGGAGCAGCGCGACGAGACGGCGCGGCTCTCGAAGAAGATCATCGCCGGCACCGCGCTGTTCGGCCTGGGCGCCGGCTTCATGGAGACGTTCGGCTCCGACCCCGGCATGGCCTCGACGCCCACGGTGATCGCCAGCCTGCTGCTGCTCATCCTGTTCTGCGTCGCGGCGCTGCAGCTGCTGGCGGCCGGAGGGCTGGGCAAGGGGGGCGCGGCGCCCGGGGGCGAGCGCAAGGCGGGCGCCGCCGTGGACGGCCCGCTCGACGGCGTGTACCGGCTGGCCGTGCTCGTGATGATGGCCGGCTTCCTGTTCGTGCCCGTCCTGGGGTCGTTCGGCGTGCCGGGCGAGGCCATCGTGCTGGCGGGCTACCTGGGGCTCACCTTCGTGCTCGTGTCGCTGTTCCTCGTCATGGCGAAGATCACGGGGCAGGACGCCGCCGTGTCGTTCGCGCGCGGGTTCGCCGCGCTGTACGCGGGCGAGATGGCGGGCATCGCCTGCGGCAACGGCATCGAGCTCTTGGAGCCGGCCGGGCAGGTGCCCTACGCCGTGGCCGCGTTCGCCGGCCTCGCCGCGCTGTACGCGTACCTGTTCCTGTTCACCGAGCGCGACTTCCGCGCCCTGTCGGTCATCGTGCGCGACGCCGACCGCTTCGACGACGCGTGCCGCCTCATCGCCTCCACCTACGGCCTGTCGAAGCGCGAGGCCGAGATCCTGCCGCTCGCGCTCAAGGGACGCACGGGCGAGCGCATCGCCGCCGAGTTCTTCATCTCGAAGAGCACGGTGGACACGCACCTGCGGCGCATCTACGTGAAGACCGGCATGCACGGCCGCCAGGAGCTCATCGACCTGGGCGAGCGCACGGCGCGCGATCTGTCGCAGCGCGGCTGA
- a CDS encoding GGDEF domain-containing protein — MEGKRAKRGLNRVDVQVCIIVAVVVALSFLCVYAFNYSVTYHEMIDTLKERSDSIEHYVEDALDKATFSGIDSAEDMDDESYRSMKKALEAVKEATGVRYLYTAKRTDDGSFVYVVDGLSSKSDDFREPGDPIEEEIVPDMERALGDEVVYPADIKDTGWGYVFVAYYPIHEGDEVIGVLGIEFDAQRQYETFRIVRLGTPAIAVAFCMLAIVIAFFAFRRVSNPWYRDMANTDYLTGLKNRNAFEVDVANWERSEGRACAGIVSADLDGLKGMNDTRGHAAGDELIKRAAAVLAEACADAGAVYRVGGDEFAACYFDLDEERAAAVAERIRAACARHRAQGLPLSMSVGWALRLPGERVEDLLLRADRRMYEEKQRARAGR, encoded by the coding sequence ATGGAGGGAAAACGTGCGAAGCGCGGGTTGAACAGGGTGGACGTCCAGGTGTGCATCATCGTCGCGGTGGTGGTGGCGCTGTCGTTCCTGTGCGTGTACGCGTTCAATTACAGCGTGACCTACCACGAGATGATCGACACCCTGAAAGAGCGCTCCGACAGCATCGAGCACTACGTGGAGGACGCGCTCGACAAGGCCACGTTCTCGGGCATCGACTCGGCCGAGGACATGGACGACGAGTCGTACCGCTCGATGAAGAAGGCGCTCGAGGCCGTGAAGGAGGCCACCGGGGTGCGCTACCTGTACACGGCCAAGCGCACCGACGACGGCTCCTTCGTGTACGTGGTGGACGGCCTGTCGTCGAAAAGCGACGACTTCCGCGAGCCGGGCGACCCGATCGAGGAGGAGATCGTCCCCGACATGGAGCGCGCCCTCGGCGACGAGGTGGTGTACCCCGCCGACATCAAGGACACCGGCTGGGGATACGTCTTCGTGGCGTACTACCCCATCCACGAGGGCGACGAGGTGATCGGCGTCCTCGGCATCGAGTTCGACGCCCAGCGCCAGTACGAGACCTTCCGCATCGTGCGCCTCGGCACGCCGGCGATCGCCGTGGCGTTCTGCATGCTGGCCATCGTGATCGCGTTCTTCGCCTTCAGGCGCGTGTCGAACCCGTGGTACCGCGACATGGCGAACACCGACTACCTCACCGGGCTCAAGAACCGCAACGCCTTCGAGGTGGACGTCGCGAACTGGGAGCGCAGCGAGGGGCGCGCGTGCGCCGGCATCGTCTCGGCCGACCTCGACGGCCTGAAGGGCATGAACGACACGCGCGGCCACGCCGCGGGCGACGAGCTCATCAAGCGCGCGGCGGCCGTCCTGGCCGAGGCGTGCGCGGACGCGGGGGCGGTGTACCGCGTGGGCGGCGACGAGTTCGCGGCCTGCTACTTCGACCTCGACGAGGAGCGCGCGGCAGCCGTCGCCGAGCGCATCCGCGCAGCCTGCGCGCGGCACCGTGCGCAGGGGTTGCCGCTGTCGATGTCCGTCGGGTGGGCGCTGCGGCTGCCGGGGGAGCGCGTTGAGGACCTGCTGCTGCGCGCCGATCGGCGCATGTACGAGGAGAAGCAGCGCGCGAGGGCCGGGCGCTAG
- a CDS encoding helix-turn-helix domain-containing protein translates to MSDRDDSAEILDDDAEMRCAAAGSGSRALVESNLIGVGGDPAARSRAAYLAQRTSLADGLGSNGPFTVHDIYETQIASMHGVRVEAAERGRVGMLWEIDERYGQGTYWYYPLGDDLSVAIFDLQFNREVGFTCQTPDLFCFGSYGRNMVPYFGITDDPADRTLLGYAWKSQPYGQVTKADERLDVTSICMLPKGLQRLSLACHCDPLVLSRAIASLDGMQDVPGLNMVFDEMKRARPSSITAPAYYEAKVTEAAAMLLDWSLANARGAASAIRAADRSALNLTRAHIREHLDRAVPSSELCRIACMSASKLTRLFKQAEGMTPQEYARTLRMERACELLGDTDLSMAEIAARLGFARQGSFSEAFKERFGATPQEFRALRAARRSAR, encoded by the coding sequence ATGAGCGATCGCGATGATTCAGCCGAAATTCTAGACGATGACGCCGAAATGAGGTGCGCGGCGGCGGGATCGGGCTCGCGCGCCCTCGTCGAGTCGAACCTGATCGGCGTCGGGGGCGACCCCGCGGCGCGCTCGCGGGCGGCCTACCTGGCGCAACGCACCTCGCTGGCGGACGGCTTGGGGTCGAACGGCCCGTTCACCGTCCACGACATCTACGAGACGCAGATCGCCTCCATGCACGGCGTGCGCGTGGAGGCCGCCGAGCGCGGGCGCGTGGGCATGCTCTGGGAGATCGACGAGCGCTACGGCCAGGGAACCTACTGGTACTACCCGCTGGGCGACGACCTGTCCGTGGCGATCTTCGACCTGCAGTTCAACCGGGAGGTGGGCTTCACCTGCCAGACGCCCGACCTGTTCTGCTTCGGGTCGTACGGCCGCAACATGGTGCCCTACTTCGGCATCACCGACGACCCCGCCGACCGGACGCTGCTGGGCTACGCGTGGAAGTCGCAGCCCTACGGGCAGGTGACGAAGGCCGACGAGCGCCTCGACGTGACGAGCATCTGCATGCTGCCGAAGGGCCTGCAGCGCCTGAGCCTGGCGTGCCACTGCGACCCGCTCGTGCTCTCCCGCGCCATCGCCTCGCTCGACGGCATGCAGGACGTGCCCGGCCTCAACATGGTGTTCGACGAGATGAAGCGGGCGCGGCCCTCGTCCATCACCGCGCCGGCCTACTACGAGGCGAAGGTCACCGAGGCCGCGGCGATGCTGCTGGACTGGTCGCTGGCCAACGCGCGCGGGGCGGCGAGCGCCATCCGCGCGGCCGACCGCAGCGCGCTCAACCTGACGCGGGCCCACATCCGCGAGCACCTGGACCGCGCCGTGCCCTCAAGCGAGCTGTGCCGCATCGCCTGCATGAGCGCGAGCAAGCTGACGAGGCTGTTCAAGCAGGCCGAGGGCATGACGCCGCAGGAGTACGCGCGCACCCTGCGCATGGAGCGCGCCTGCGAGCTCCTGGGCGACACCGACCTCAGCATGGCCGAGATCGCCGCCCGGCTGGGCTTCGCGCGCCAGGGCAGCTTCTCGGAGGCCTTCAAGGAGCGCTTCGGCGCCACCCCGCAGGAGTTCCGCGCGCTGCGGGCCGCCCGCAGGAGCGCCCGCTAG
- a CDS encoding energy-coupling factor transporter transmembrane component T family protein, translating into MANFKDIPDFAPSATLWSAEGAAAGAPAAPAAPACAAASARRAGARRRLDPRTSLAVLLMLNLIAFAPTKPWTEVAAVALCAATMIWCGRASAALRWLAAYAAVFGASMAVAAFPNEVTASFAAMIVVFRRVFCVGMFASNMIATTRVGEMASALQRAHVPRGGVVALCVALRFFPTMGKEFSSVAEAMKVRGMALSPATVLRHPALTAENLMVPVMSRLAIVADELSNAAIVRGIDSAAARTSYYELRFGPADALFAALFGAVVACVALIKLGVIA; encoded by the coding sequence ATGGCTAACTTCAAGGATATACCAGACTTCGCGCCCTCCGCAACCCTTTGGTCCGCCGAGGGAGCCGCTGCGGGCGCCCCGGCCGCCCCGGCAGCCCCGGCCTGCGCGGCGGCGAGCGCGCGGCGGGCGGGCGCTCGCCGCCGGCTCGACCCGCGCACGTCGCTCGCCGTCCTGCTCATGCTGAACCTCATCGCGTTCGCGCCGACGAAGCCGTGGACCGAGGTGGCGGCCGTGGCGCTGTGCGCCGCGACGATGATCTGGTGCGGCCGCGCGTCGGCGGCGCTGCGCTGGCTGGCAGCCTACGCGGCCGTCTTCGGGGCCAGTATGGCCGTCGCCGCCTTCCCGAACGAGGTGACCGCGTCGTTCGCGGCGATGATCGTCGTGTTCCGCCGCGTGTTCTGCGTGGGGATGTTCGCGTCGAACATGATCGCCACCACGCGCGTGGGCGAGATGGCCTCGGCGCTGCAGCGCGCGCACGTGCCGCGCGGCGGCGTGGTGGCGCTGTGCGTGGCGCTCAGGTTCTTCCCCACGATGGGCAAGGAGTTCTCGTCGGTGGCCGAGGCCATGAAGGTGCGCGGCATGGCGCTGTCGCCCGCGACGGTGCTGCGGCATCCGGCGCTGACGGCGGAGAACCTCATGGTGCCCGTGATGAGCCGGCTGGCCATCGTGGCCGACGAGCTGTCGAACGCGGCCATCGTGCGCGGCATCGACTCCGCGGCGGCGCGCACGTCCTACTACGAGCTGCGCTTCGGGCCGGCGGACGCCCTGTTCGCCGCCCTGTTCGGCGCCGTGGTCGCGTGCGTGGCGCTCATCAAGCTGGGGGTGATCGCGTGA
- a CDS encoding ABC transporter ATP-binding protein, translating into MSAQADAALSFDRAGFTYAGAREPALADVSLSVPAGQCVVLTGGSGCGKTTLTRLANGLIPVSYDGELTGSVRIAGKDAGSWEMDALCRRVGSVFQNPRSQFFNLDTTSEVAFGCENLGLSRAEMHRRVDGAFALLGIEHLRDRDIRALSGGQRQMVAIASVCAMGPDVFVLDEPTASLDVGAILQLAEAVARLKAAGKTVLVAEHRLWWLAGIADRVVVMRGGRVVRDADAAAFARIGEDERARLGLRAWDLARVSPARRGDGSAASGARAADEAPALDAAGLEAGYGRDAPVLRGAGLRLDAGTVTALVGRNGAGKTTLSRCLVGLHRERAGSVRFCGEEPRRRDRPEHAYLVMQETGYQLFSDTVRGELLGALTHGGLRPAPDGADGQADRALARFGLEDIAERHPLSLSGGQRQRLVIAVGILQGARVLVLDEPTSGLDFGTMGRVADEVRRARDAGACIVVVTHDYEFVCAACDQVAVLEDGVVSDVLPVRGEALGRIRRAIGIDGRARPL; encoded by the coding sequence GTGAGCGCGCAGGCCGACGCGGCGCTTTCGTTCGACCGGGCGGGCTTCACCTACGCCGGCGCCCGCGAGCCCGCCCTCGCCGACGTGTCCCTGAGCGTGCCCGCAGGGCAGTGCGTGGTGCTCACCGGCGGCTCCGGCTGCGGCAAGACCACGCTCACGCGCCTGGCGAACGGGCTGATCCCCGTCTCCTACGACGGGGAGCTGACCGGGTCGGTGCGCATCGCCGGCAAGGACGCGGGGTCGTGGGAGATGGACGCGCTGTGCCGGCGCGTGGGTTCGGTGTTCCAGAATCCCCGCAGCCAGTTCTTCAACCTGGACACCACCTCGGAGGTGGCGTTCGGCTGCGAGAACCTCGGGCTCTCGCGCGCCGAGATGCACCGGCGCGTGGACGGTGCCTTCGCCCTGCTGGGCATCGAGCACCTGCGCGACCGCGACATCCGCGCGCTCTCGGGCGGCCAGCGCCAGATGGTGGCCATCGCCTCGGTGTGCGCGATGGGCCCCGACGTCTTCGTGCTGGACGAGCCCACGGCGTCGCTCGACGTGGGCGCCATACTCCAGCTGGCCGAGGCGGTCGCGCGGCTCAAGGCCGCGGGCAAGACCGTGCTCGTGGCCGAGCACCGGCTGTGGTGGCTCGCGGGCATCGCCGACCGGGTGGTGGTGATGCGGGGCGGGCGCGTCGTGCGCGACGCGGACGCCGCCGCCTTCGCGCGGATCGGCGAGGACGAGCGCGCGCGGCTGGGCCTGCGCGCCTGGGACCTGGCGCGCGTGTCGCCGGCGCGCCGCGGCGACGGCTCCGCCGCGTCGGGCGCGCGCGCCGCCGACGAGGCCCCCGCGCTCGACGCGGCCGGCCTCGAGGCGGGCTACGGCCGCGACGCGCCCGTGCTGCGCGGGGCGGGCCTGCGGCTGGACGCCGGGACGGTGACGGCGCTCGTGGGCAGGAACGGCGCGGGCAAGACCACGCTGTCGCGCTGCCTGGTGGGGCTGCACCGGGAGCGCGCGGGCAGCGTCCGCTTCTGCGGCGAGGAGCCGCGCCGCCGCGACCGGCCCGAGCACGCCTACCTCGTGATGCAGGAGACCGGCTACCAGCTGTTCAGCGACACCGTGCGCGGCGAGCTGCTGGGCGCGCTCACGCACGGCGGGCTGCGGCCCGCGCCCGACGGGGCGGACGGGCAGGCGGACCGTGCGCTCGCGCGCTTCGGCCTCGAGGACATCGCCGAGCGCCACCCGCTCTCGCTCTCGGGAGGGCAGCGCCAGCGGCTGGTCATCGCCGTCGGCATCCTGCAGGGCGCCCGCGTGCTCGTGCTCGACGAGCCCACGAGCGGGCTCGACTTCGGCACCATGGGGCGCGTGGCCGACGAGGTGCGCCGGGCGCGCGACGCGGGAGCGTGCATCGTCGTGGTCACCCACGACTACGAGTTCGTCTGCGCCGCCTGCGACCAGGTGGCCGTGCTCGAGGACGGCGTCGTGTCCGACGTGCTGCCCGTGCGCGGCGAGGCCCTCGGGCGCATCCGGCGCGCGATCGGCATCGACGGGCGGGCGCGCCCGCTCTGA
- a CDS encoding MptD family putative ECF transporter S component — translation MATTTVAASSGGANAKGKLVGKDYITLAIFGVLLFLVFMVFAMVLGMNANLFWFTHACGSLIGGIVWMYVAAKVPKRGAFAIMSAIVAVVALLLGMLWTGPVGIVAGGLLAELVAGAGSKRTTLRCLAAFAVWTLCFWVGQESMIFLAGDAYVQIVVDSGMSAEYGQGLVDFIHGPLALVALAATAVCPFVGGWIGSKLFKKHFAKISA, via the coding sequence ATGGCAACGACGACGGTTGCCGCCTCTTCGGGCGGCGCGAACGCGAAGGGCAAGCTGGTGGGGAAGGACTACATCACGCTGGCCATCTTCGGGGTGCTCCTGTTCCTCGTGTTCATGGTGTTCGCGATGGTGCTGGGCATGAACGCGAACCTGTTCTGGTTCACGCACGCGTGCGGCTCGCTCATCGGCGGCATCGTGTGGATGTACGTGGCCGCGAAGGTGCCCAAGCGCGGCGCGTTCGCCATCATGTCCGCGATCGTCGCGGTGGTGGCGCTGCTGCTGGGCATGCTGTGGACCGGCCCGGTGGGCATCGTGGCGGGCGGCCTGCTGGCCGAGCTCGTGGCGGGGGCCGGCAGCAAGCGCACCACGCTTCGCTGCCTGGCGGCGTTCGCGGTGTGGACGCTGTGCTTCTGGGTGGGCCAGGAGTCGATGATCTTCCTAGCGGGCGACGCCTACGTGCAGATCGTGGTCGATTCCGGCATGAGCGCCGAGTACGGCCAGGGGCTCGTCGACTTCATCCACGGCCCGCTCGCACTGGTGGCGCTGGCCGCGACCGCGGTGTGCCCCTTCGTGGGCGGCTGGATCGGCTCGAAGCTGTTCAAGAAGCACTTCGCCAAGATCTCGGCCTGA
- a CDS encoding ABC transporter ATP-binding protein, translating into MSRPQNPIVRLLEFAGPHKRLTIAGCALSALNAVLAIAMLVCVWFVVRDLVAVAPAWGEARQAPVYGAWALAFALAGLVVYFAALMCTHLAAFRTATNMRKAALEHLAKVPLGYFSVRSTGELRRVIEGSTGLTEGVLAHRIPDFVGALVTPVAYLVVMFVFDWVMGLVCLIPVLASAFCMFLMMGGGLGGKDGEGNSNAMQFMMNYQNALDKMNKAAVEYVRGIPVVKVFQQTVHSFRAFRESIVAYCDFATAYVKLCEGPQVAQLVAINATFFVLVPAGILLAGAAGDFGAFLTNFLFYVIFSALTTMMMSKIMYSSQAVTEAQDAVSRIDGILSAPLMAEVDPARAEAPADDAIDFDHVTFSYPGADAPALEDVVLHVPSGATVALVGPSGGGKTTAASLVPRFWDASAGRVLVGGVDVRSIPQAELMERVAFVFQNDKLFKQSLLDNIRAARPEATREEVEAAAHAAQCDDIVAKLPQGLDTVVGARGVYLSGGECQRIALARAILKDAPIVVLDEATAFADPENEALIQRALGVLCAGKTVLMIAHRLSTVAGADAIYVLDGGRLVEQGTHAELVEAGGLYARMWADYRTSAQWRIGKEGGYAA; encoded by the coding sequence GTGTCAAGACCGCAGAATCCCATCGTGCGGCTGCTGGAGTTCGCCGGGCCCCACAAGCGCTTGACCATCGCGGGCTGCGCGCTCTCGGCGCTCAACGCCGTGCTGGCCATCGCGATGCTCGTGTGCGTGTGGTTCGTCGTGCGCGACCTCGTGGCCGTCGCCCCGGCGTGGGGCGAGGCGCGGCAGGCCCCGGTGTACGGCGCCTGGGCGCTGGCCTTCGCGCTCGCGGGCCTCGTCGTGTACTTCGCCGCGCTCATGTGCACGCACCTCGCCGCGTTCCGCACGGCGACGAACATGCGCAAGGCGGCGCTCGAGCACCTCGCGAAGGTGCCGCTCGGCTACTTCTCCGTCCGCTCCACCGGCGAGCTGCGCCGCGTCATCGAAGGGTCCACCGGGCTCACCGAGGGCGTGCTGGCGCACCGCATCCCCGATTTCGTGGGCGCGCTGGTCACGCCCGTGGCCTACCTCGTCGTCATGTTCGTGTTCGACTGGGTCATGGGCCTCGTGTGCCTCATCCCCGTGCTCGCCTCCGCCTTCTGCATGTTCCTCATGATGGGCGGCGGTTTGGGCGGCAAGGACGGCGAGGGCAACTCCAACGCCATGCAGTTCATGATGAACTACCAGAACGCGCTCGACAAGATGAACAAGGCCGCCGTGGAGTACGTGCGCGGCATCCCCGTGGTGAAGGTGTTCCAGCAGACCGTCCACTCGTTCAGGGCGTTCCGGGAGTCCATCGTGGCCTACTGCGACTTCGCCACCGCCTACGTGAAGCTGTGCGAGGGCCCGCAGGTGGCGCAGCTCGTCGCCATCAACGCGACGTTCTTCGTGCTCGTGCCGGCGGGCATCCTGCTGGCGGGCGCGGCGGGCGACTTCGGCGCGTTCCTCACGAACTTCCTGTTCTACGTCATCTTCTCGGCGCTCACCACCATGATGATGAGCAAGATCATGTACTCGTCGCAGGCGGTGACCGAGGCGCAGGACGCGGTGAGCCGCATCGACGGCATCCTGTCGGCGCCGCTCATGGCCGAGGTGGACCCGGCCCGGGCCGAGGCGCCCGCCGACGACGCCATCGACTTCGACCACGTCACGTTCTCCTATCCGGGCGCCGACGCGCCCGCGCTCGAGGACGTCGTGCTGCACGTGCCCTCGGGCGCCACGGTGGCGCTCGTGGGGCCGTCGGGCGGCGGCAAGACCACCGCGGCCTCGCTCGTGCCGCGCTTCTGGGACGCGAGCGCGGGGCGGGTGCTCGTGGGCGGCGTCGACGTGCGGTCCATCCCGCAGGCCGAGCTCATGGAGCGCGTGGCCTTCGTGTTCCAGAACGACAAGCTGTTCAAGCAGAGCCTGCTGGACAACATCCGCGCCGCGCGGCCGGAGGCGACGCGCGAGGAGGTGGAGGCGGCCGCGCACGCGGCGCAGTGCGACGACATCGTGGCGAAGCTGCCGCAGGGGCTCGACACCGTGGTGGGCGCCCGCGGCGTGTACCTCTCGGGCGGCGAGTGCCAGCGCATCGCGCTTGCGCGCGCCATCCTGAAGGACGCGCCCATCGTGGTGCTCGATGAGGCCACGGCCTTCGCCGACCCCGAGAACGAGGCGCTCATCCAGCGCGCGCTGGGGGTGCTGTGCGCGGGCAAGACCGTGCTCATGATCGCGCACCGGCTGTCCACCGTGGCCGGCGCCGACGCCATCTACGTGCTGGACGGCGGCCGCCTCGTGGAGCAGGGGACCCACGCCGAGCTGGTGGAGGCGGGCGGCTTGTACGCGCGCATGTGGGCCGACTATCGAACCTCGGCGCAATGGCGCATCGGAAAGGAGGGCGGCTATGCTGCGTGA
- a CDS encoding ABC transporter ATP-binding protein, with the protein MLRDSLGLTDVGAKNFRRGVFFCTLANLVLMAPIGILFLLVSDFMDHLVAGAPLPALAPYLAGCVGILALMVLTQWAEYANTYHKVYEESARKRTDLAEHLRRLPLSFFGRRDLSDLTNAIMKDCSDQERMFMHVMPQLFGTGLSTAIVIVGIFFYDWRLALAAFWVVPAALLVMALTGKRQQRKAQAMEDARLEVADGVQEFLECAQEIRATNRSAAHLDALAAKLDAFERRQVASELTTGVFVTSAQAFLKLGIGTTVFVGATLLVSGQTDFMTYFAFLLVVTRVYDPVNLILQSIGELLSMRLSIRRTQELAAEKPMEGSTDFAPRGHDVVFEDVSFSYGDGEQVLRDVSFTAREGEVTALVGPSGSGKSTVAKLAARFWDADAGSVRVGGVNVADVDPETLLADYAEVFQDVVLFDDTVMGNIRLGRVGATDEEVLAAARAAMCDEFVSRMPQGYDTMIGENGGRLSGGERQRISIARAILKDAPVVLLDEATASLDVENETQVQQALSRLLAGKTVLVIAHRMRTVANADKVVVLKEGRVAEQGAPAELMAREGGLYRRMVELQTASAGWSIAS; encoded by the coding sequence ATGCTGCGTGATTCCCTGGGCCTCACCGACGTGGGCGCGAAGAACTTCAGGCGCGGCGTGTTCTTCTGCACGCTGGCGAACCTCGTGCTCATGGCCCCGATCGGCATCCTGTTCCTGCTGGTGAGCGACTTCATGGACCACCTCGTGGCGGGGGCCCCGCTGCCCGCGCTGGCGCCGTACCTCGCGGGGTGCGTCGGCATCCTCGCGCTCATGGTCCTCACCCAGTGGGCCGAGTACGCGAACACGTACCACAAGGTGTACGAGGAGAGCGCCCGCAAGCGCACCGACCTGGCCGAGCACCTGCGCCGGCTGCCGCTGTCGTTCTTCGGGCGGCGCGACCTGTCCGACCTCACGAACGCCATCATGAAGGACTGCTCCGACCAGGAGCGCATGTTCATGCACGTCATGCCGCAGCTGTTCGGCACGGGCCTGTCCACGGCCATCGTCATCGTCGGCATCTTCTTCTACGACTGGCGTCTGGCGCTCGCGGCGTTCTGGGTGGTGCCCGCGGCGCTGCTCGTGATGGCGCTCACCGGGAAGCGCCAGCAGCGCAAGGCGCAGGCGATGGAGGACGCGCGCCTCGAGGTGGCCGACGGCGTGCAGGAGTTCCTGGAGTGCGCGCAGGAGATCCGCGCCACGAACCGCTCGGCGGCGCATCTGGACGCGCTCGCGGCCAAGCTCGACGCGTTCGAGCGCAGGCAGGTGGCGTCCGAGCTGACCACCGGCGTGTTCGTCACCTCGGCGCAGGCGTTCCTCAAGCTGGGCATCGGCACCACCGTCTTCGTGGGCGCGACGCTGCTCGTGTCCGGGCAGACGGACTTCATGACCTACTTCGCCTTCCTGCTCGTGGTCACGCGCGTGTACGATCCGGTGAACCTCATCCTGCAGTCCATCGGCGAGCTGCTGAGCATGCGGCTGTCCATCAGGCGCACGCAGGAGCTGGCCGCCGAGAAGCCCATGGAGGGCTCCACCGACTTCGCGCCGCGAGGCCACGACGTGGTGTTCGAGGACGTGTCGTTCTCGTACGGCGACGGCGAGCAGGTGCTGAGGGACGTGTCGTTCACCGCCCGCGAGGGCGAGGTGACGGCGCTCGTGGGCCCGTCCGGGTCGGGCAAGTCCACGGTGGCGAAGCTGGCGGCGCGCTTCTGGGACGCCGACGCGGGGTCGGTGCGCGTGGGCGGCGTGAACGTGGCCGACGTGGACCCCGAGACGCTGCTGGCCGACTACGCCGAGGTGTTCCAGGACGTGGTGCTGTTCGACGACACGGTGATGGGCAACATCCGCCTGGGGCGGGTCGGCGCAACCGACGAGGAGGTGCTGGCGGCGGCGCGGGCGGCGATGTGCGACGAGTTCGTGAGCCGCATGCCGCAGGGCTACGACACGATGATCGGCGAGAACGGCGGGCGGCTGTCGGGAGGGGAGCGGCAGCGCATCTCCATCGCGCGCGCCATCCTGAAGGACGCGCCGGTGGTGCTGCTCGACGAGGCCACGGCCTCGCTCGACGTGGAGAACGAGACGCAGGTGCAGCAGGCGCTGTCCAGGCTGCTGGCCGGCAAGACCGTGCTGGTCATCGCGCACCGCATGCGCACCGTGGCGAACGCCGACAAGGTGGTGGTGCTCAAGGAGGGGCGCGTCGCCGAGCAGGGCGCGCCCGCCGAGCTCATGGCGCGCGAGGGAGGGCTGTACCGGCGCATGGTGGAGCTGCAGACCGCGTCGGCAGGCTGGTCGATCGCTTCCTGA